In Phycodurus eques isolate BA_2022a chromosome 23, UOR_Pequ_1.1, whole genome shotgun sequence, a genomic segment contains:
- the LOC133397723 gene encoding tumor necrosis factor ligand superfamily member 10-like isoform X2, whose translation MTWKESNPDLEGVEARRRSHPRTPEVSFVFWAMAAHKRMKSSFVSPKTNVLPISSFFLTGEEAIFCSRDLRNAKPRPTRSAERDRRLHKHVKEATTSASWGRLQQCAQDGTLVTENIISKQTFMVARTMPRPFNNSGSKFLSSVVQRPSAHLTLRDTSSQGYPQPGLHQSCRHVVRSWANRSLGAHLHNMTLSNGKLRVPQDGRYYLYSQVYFRYPSPASGDADQRSVSHQLVQCVYKKTSYPSPIQLLKGVGTKCWAPDAEYALHSVYQGGLFELRAGDELFVSVSSPTMLNADDSSSYFGAFRLDL comes from the exons ATGACCTGGAAGGAGTCGAACCCAGACCTGGAAGGAGTCGAAGCCAGACGGCGTTCACATCCACGCACGCCGGAGGTCAGCTTCGTCTTTTGGGCAATGGCGGCCCACAAGAGGATGAAAAGCTCATTTGTTAGcccaaaaacaaatgtgctgCCAATTTCCTCCTTTTTCCTCACGGGTGAGGAGGCAATTTTCTGCTCTCGGGACCTGAGGAACGCAAAGCCCAGACCGACACGCTCGGCCGAGCGAGACCGTAGACTGCACAAACATGTGAAGGAGGCCACAACGTCTGCCAGTTGGGGGAGACTGCAACAGTGTGCACAAGACGGGACTCTG GTGACTGAGAACATCATCTCCAAACAAACCTTTATGG TGGCCAGGACCATGCCTCGCCCTTTCAACAACTCGGGGTCAAAGTTCCTGAGCTCAGTGGTGCAAAGGCCTTCGGCCCACTTGACCCTGCGGGACACCAGTTCACAAG GGTACCCTCAGCCGGGACTGCACCAGTCCTGCCGCCACGTGGTGCGCTCGTGGGCCAATCGGAGCTTGGGCGCCCACCTGCACAACATGACCTTGAGCAATGGCAAGCTGCGAGTTCCCCAGGACGGCCGCTACTACCTGTACTCGCAG GTGTACTTCCGCTACCCGTCGCCCGCCAGCGGCGACGCGGACCAGCGCAGTGTCAGCCACCAGCTGGTGCAGTGCGTCTACAAGAAGACCTCCTACCCGAGCCCAATACAG CTTCTCAAGGGGGTGGGCACCAAGTGCTGGGCGCCGGACGCAGAGTACGCTCTCCACTCAGTCTACCAAGGGGGACTCTTTGAGCTAAGGGCCGGTGACGAACTCTTTGTCTCCGTCTCGTCGCCAACTATGCTCAACGCTGACGATTCCTCCAGCTACTTTGGCGCCTTCAGACTGGACCTCTGA